Genomic DNA from Klebsiella variicola:
GCGAAACGCTTTGCGGTCAAGGAAGCGGCGGCGAAAGCGCTGGGAACCGGGATCCGTAACGGACTGGCGTTTAATCAGTTCGAGGTATACAACGACGAGCTGGGCAAGCCGAAGCTGCGACTATGGGGCGAAGCAAAGCTTTTGGCGGAACGAATGGGGGTAAGCGCTATTCACGTTACTCTCGCCGATGAACGCCACTACGCCTGCGCCACGGTGATTGTCGAAAGCTAGCCAGGATGGCGGTTAAATTTTATCCGCGTGGTGCATTAGCACGAATTTATCCCACAGCTGTTCTTCACTCTCGACGTGTGCCGGATCTTTCAGGATCGTATTCGGGATCGGGCACACTTTCTGGCAGGTTGGCGTGTCGTAATGACCCACACACTCGGTGCAGCGGTCGCTGTTAATTTCATAAATGCTATCACCCATCGAAATGGCCTCATTCGGGCACTCCGGTTCGCACATATCGCAGTTGATGCATTTTTTGGTAATTAACAGCGCCATCAGGAAAGTCTCAGAAACAACACAAACAGGGCGGGCATTATACGCCCATTTTCTGCTCAGACCAGCTTTTTCACCAGCGCTTCGCTATGGCGAATGCGCTCCGGCGCCCGCTCCAGATCCTGCTGCACCAGCCCCATAAACAGCAGGTCGGTGAGCATCATTTGCGCGCTGGTGGAGGAGATGGCCGCGCTGCGCGTCGCCTGCTCTTCGGCAATGGTATACAGGCAGTGGGTTGCCTGCTGCTGCAGGGCGTTAGGGCTAAAGCCGGTGATCGCCAGGATCTTGCAGCCCACGCGCAGCGCTTCACCTGCCGCCATATTGATCTCCCGGCGCTCGCCGGAGTAAGAGATCGCCAGCAGCAGATCGTCGCTGGACATGGCCTGCACTGTCGCCAGCAGGGCGTGCATATCCTGCTCAGAAACCGCGTTGATGCCGATCTTCATCAGCTTCCAGCTAAAGTTACGCGCCACCAGACCGGACGCGCCGATGCCGGTGACGATCACCCGCCGGGCGTTGCGCAGCAGCGTGACGGCTTCCCGCAGCGTCTCTTCAGTATTGACGTCCAGCGAGGCATGCATGGCGGCGACATTGTCTTTAATGAGTTTCTCGCCGACCAGACGCAGCGGGTCGTCACCGCGAATGTGGTTATGTACCGGAACCGAGTGCGGATCCGGGCTGCTGGCCAGCGCTTCACTCAGCGCCAGCTTCAGCGCCGGAAAGCCTTTGAACCCCAGTTTCTGGGCAAATTTAACCACGCTGGACTGACTCACACCGGCTTCCGCCGCCAGCTGCTGCGAGCTGAGGTGCCGGGTCTCATCGGGCTGGCTCAGAATATAATCGGCCAACTTTTTGTCGCTCGCCGCCAGGGTGGGATAGCGCTGACGAATACGCGTTAAACAGTTCATTGGAGCTCCGCTGGAGCCGTCCGGCTCGTGACTGACTGAATTTTTATTCGATTATAAGGGGTATACCACGAATTAAAAATTCTTGAGCCACAATTTTTCCTTCGCCTGCTAATTTAATTGTTCCTTAACGGCAGGGGATGTTTTCCCTCTTCGCGGCGTAAGGCTGTTAAGCTTAACCTAACGAGAAGCGAGTCCTGACATAAGGAGGCAGTTTGCAGCACAATGAACGGAAAGTGGTGTTTTTCGATCTGGACGGAACCTTGCATCAGCAGGATATGTTCGGCAGTTTCCTGCGCTACCTGCTGCGTAATCTGCCGCTAAACCTGCTGCTGGTGGTGGCGATGGGGCCGGCGATCCTTGCCGGGCTGGCGGTGTGTGGGCGGGCGGCGCGCTGGCCAATGAGCCTCCTGCTGTGGGCGTCAACCTTTGGCCGTCGCGAGGCGGTACTGAAGCGGCTGGAAGCGGAGTTTGTCGGCTGGTTTCGCCATCATGTGACGGCGTTTCCGGTGGTTCATGCGCGGCTCACGGCCTACCTGACCAGTACCGATGCCGACGTCTGGTTGATCACCGGCTCGCCGCAGTCGCTGGTGGAGCAGGTCTATCGCGATACTCTCTGGCTGCCGCGGGTGAATCTGATAGCCAGCCGCACCGCGCGCCGCTGGGGCGGCTGGGTATTGACCCTGCGCTGCCTGGGGCATGAAAAAGTGGTGCAGCTGGAGAAAAAGATTGGCGCGCCGCTGCGGCTGTACAGCGGCTATAGCGACAGCGAGCAGGACAACCCGTTGCTCGGCTTTTGCCAGCATCGCTGGCGGGTAACGCCTCAGGGAGAGCTCCAGCAGCTGGAGTAATAGTGTGTAATTGATAGCGCCCATGTATAATGCGCCCCGCTTTTTCTGCTGGAGTGGCCGCTGTGTCTGACCTCGAACTCAATGATGAATACTGGATGCGTCATGCCCTGACGCTGGCAAAGCGCGCCTGGGAAGAGGGCGAGGTGCCGGTGGGCGCGGTGCTGGTGTATAACAACCAGGTCATCGGCGAGGGCTGGAACCGGCCGATCGGCCGTCACGACCCCACCGCTCACGCGGAAATTATGGCTTTACGCCAGGGCGGGCTGGTGCTGCAAAACTATCGCCTGATCGACGCCACGCTGTACGTGACCCTGGAGCCTTGCGTCATGTGTGCTGGTGCCATGGTGCACAGCCGTATCGCCCGCCTGGTTTTTGGCGCCAGGGATGCCAAGACCGGCGCCGCTGGCTCGCTAATAGATGTCCTGCACCATCCGGGAATGAATCATCGGGTTGAAATAAGCGAAGGCGTGCTGGCGGAGTCCTGCTCTACCATGCTGAGCGACTTCTTTCGCTGGCGGCGGGAAGAGAAAAAAGCGCTGAAGAAAGCCCGGGAGCAGACCGAAGAAGGTTAATACAGGTGGCCGGGGAGTTTTAACCGGGCATTATCCATCTGCTTATCGGCGCGAAACTTGAAAAAGGGCAGGGTGGTCTCCTGCGGCTGTTCGAGTTCATTCGGGAGCACGGCCGGGTAATCCTCCGCCAGGGCCAGCGTTTGCTGTTGCTGGCGCTCCTTCTCTGACAAATAGCCGACAAGGCTTATCTGATATTTGCGGATGTTTTCCACATAGGCGTAGGCCTCATGGCCGCGCGCGTAGCCGTATTTAAGTTTGCTGTAATAGGGCTTCTGGCTCAACAGGGGTAAACGCAGCTTAACGTCTGCCCAGCTGTTGGGATTGCCTTTTTGTTTGCGGGTGAGCGCCATGGCGTCCAGCATATGGGCATAGCCCATATTGTAAGCAGCCAGCGCAAACCAGATGCGTTCGTCTTTCGGAATCGAATCCGGCACTTTATCCATCATATCCTGCAGATAGCGCATGCCGCCGTCGATACTCTGCGCCGCATCGGTCCGGTCAGTCAGTCCCAGACTTTGCGCGGTGTTGCGCGTCAGCATCATCATGCCGCGCACGCCGGTGGGGGAAGTGGCCTGCGGATCCCAGTGGGATTCCTGCCAGGCGATCGCGGCCAGCAGGCGCCAGTCAATCTCGCGGGCGTACTTTTCAAATAGCGGCTGCACGTCCGGGAGAATATTTTCCACTGCACGGAGGAAGGTGCGGGTGTCGACATAATCGAAGTCGTTGCCGTGGCCGAGGTATTTCTCCTCCAGGCGCGCCAGCGTCCCGTCTTCATTAATGTTATTGAAGAAATCAAGCATTGCGGCCGACAGCGAATTATCTTCGCCCCGGGCGCTAAACCAGGTGACCGGCTGTTCGTCGGTGATATCCAGGGCCACCGCCAGCTCCGGATGGACGCGCTGAAACAGGCTGACGGCCACCGAATCGGCGACGGTGTAATCGAGTTTGCCGTCAATCACC
This window encodes:
- the acpS gene encoding holo-ACP synthase, with translation MAILGLGTDIVEIARIEAVIARSGDRLARRVLSDHEWSIWEQHQQPVRFLAKRFAVKEAAAKALGTGIRNGLAFNQFEVYNDELGKPKLRLWGEAKLLAERMGVSAIHVTLADERHYACATVIVES
- a CDS encoding YfhL family 4Fe-4S dicluster ferredoxin gives rise to the protein MALLITKKCINCDMCEPECPNEAISMGDSIYEINSDRCTECVGHYDTPTCQKVCPIPNTILKDPAHVESEEQLWDKFVLMHHADKI
- a CDS encoding MurR/RpiR family transcriptional regulator; amino-acid sequence: MNCLTRIRQRYPTLAASDKKLADYILSQPDETRHLSSQQLAAEAGVSQSSVVKFAQKLGFKGFPALKLALSEALASSPDPHSVPVHNHIRGDDPLRLVGEKLIKDNVAAMHASLDVNTEETLREAVTLLRNARRVIVTGIGASGLVARNFSWKLMKIGINAVSEQDMHALLATVQAMSSDDLLLAISYSGERREINMAAGEALRVGCKILAITGFSPNALQQQATHCLYTIAEEQATRSAAISSTSAQMMLTDLLFMGLVQQDLERAPERIRHSEALVKKLV
- the yfhb gene encoding phosphatidylglycerophosphatase C, translating into MFFDLDGTLHQQDMFGSFLRYLLRNLPLNLLLVVAMGPAILAGLAVCGRAARWPMSLLLWASTFGRREAVLKRLEAEFVGWFRHHVTAFPVVHARLTAYLTSTDADVWLITGSPQSLVEQVYRDTLWLPRVNLIASRTARRWGGWVLTLRCLGHEKVVQLEKKIGAPLRLYSGYSDSEQDNPLLGFCQHRWRVTPQGELQQLE
- the tadA gene encoding tRNA adenosine(34) deaminase TadA yields the protein MSDLELNDEYWMRHALTLAKRAWEEGEVPVGAVLVYNNQVIGEGWNRPIGRHDPTAHAEIMALRQGGLVLQNYRLIDATLYVTLEPCVMCAGAMVHSRIARLVFGARDAKTGAAGSLIDVLHHPGMNHRVEISEGVLAESCSTMLSDFFRWRREEKKALKKAREQTEEG
- the mltF gene encoding membrane-bound lytic murein transglycosylase MltF, translating into MPHIRRQPCVFSGHRLLRNLKLQKINALKKLKINYLLIGIVTLLLAAALWPSIPWSSKPENRVAGIIARGELRISTINSPMTFATMNDKTFGLDYELAKQFADYLGVTLKITVRQNISQLFDDLDDGQADMLAAGLVYNQERVKNYQAGPTYYSVSQQLVYRVGNIRPRTLASLTAEQLTIAPGHVAINDLQALKAEKYPDLAWRVDEKRGTTALMQAVIDGKLDYTVADSVAVSLFQRVHPELAVALDITDEQPVTWFSARGEDNSLSAAMLDFFNNINEDGTLARLEEKYLGHGNDFDYVDTRTFLRAVENILPDVQPLFEKYAREIDWRLLAAIAWQESHWDPQATSPTGVRGMMMLTRNTAQSLGLTDRTDAAQSIDGGMRYLQDMMDKVPDSIPKDERIWFALAAYNMGYAHMLDAMALTRKQKGNPNSWADVKLRLPLLSQKPYYSKLKYGYARGHEAYAYVENIRKYQISLVGYLSEKERQQQQTLALAEDYPAVLPNELEQPQETTLPFFKFRADKQMDNARLKLPGHLY